From a single Agrobacterium tumefaciens genomic region:
- a CDS encoding cytochrome c1 has protein sequence MKTLLTSIALIAAIGCSSAAFAAEESHDLATKTEHAVAGGHFPVIKPEEQSWSFAGPFGKYDKGQLQRGLKVYKEVCSACHSMSLVSFRTLGDLGYSEDQVKAFAAEYEVQDGPNADGEMYSRKAVPSDHFPSPFPNHEAAAAANGGAAPPDMSLLAKARGVERGFPQFIIDMIPIIGGYQEGGPDYIHALLTGYQDAPAGVEVSEGTHFNPYFVSAVALKMAPPISADQVTYDDGAPQTVDQYSKDVSAFLMWAAEPHLEQRKRTGFMVMVFLFIFTALIYLTKKSVYARKEH, from the coding sequence ATGAAGACGCTTCTCACGAGCATCGCGCTTATCGCCGCCATTGGCTGTTCCTCCGCCGCATTCGCGGCCGAGGAGAGCCATGACCTCGCCACTAAGACCGAACATGCGGTTGCCGGCGGTCACTTCCCGGTTATCAAGCCCGAGGAGCAGAGCTGGTCCTTTGCCGGACCTTTCGGCAAATACGACAAGGGCCAGTTGCAGCGCGGTCTCAAGGTCTATAAGGAAGTCTGCTCCGCCTGCCATTCGATGAGCCTTGTTTCCTTCCGCACGCTGGGAGATCTCGGTTATTCTGAAGATCAGGTGAAGGCTTTCGCTGCCGAATACGAAGTGCAGGACGGCCCTAACGCCGATGGCGAAATGTATAGCCGCAAGGCCGTGCCTTCCGATCATTTCCCTTCGCCGTTCCCGAACCACGAGGCGGCAGCCGCCGCCAATGGCGGGGCCGCACCGCCTGATATGTCGCTGCTTGCCAAGGCGCGCGGTGTGGAGCGCGGGTTCCCGCAATTCATCATCGACATGATCCCGATCATCGGCGGTTACCAGGAAGGCGGCCCGGATTACATCCATGCGCTGCTGACCGGATATCAGGATGCGCCGGCCGGTGTTGAAGTGTCGGAAGGCACGCATTTCAACCCATATTTCGTCAGCGCCGTGGCGCTGAAGATGGCGCCGCCGATCAGTGCCGATCAGGTGACATACGACGACGGCGCGCCGCAGACCGTGGATCAATATTCCAAGGACGTGTCGGCATTCCTGATGTGGGCCGCGGAGCCGCATCTGGAACAGCGCAAGCGCACCGGTTTCATGGTCATGGTGTTCCTGTTCATCTTCACGGCGCTGATCTATCTCACCAAGAAATCGGTCTACGCCCGCAAGGAACATTGA
- a CDS encoding cytochrome b codes for MSGHSSYQPSTGIERWIDSRLPLPRLIYDSFVAYPVPRNLNYAYTFGAMLSVMLIVQILTGVVLAMHYAAETTVAFNSVEKIMRDVNHGWLLRYMHANGASFFFIAVYLHIARGLYYGSYKAPREILWILGCVIYLLMMATGFMGYVLPWGQMSFWGATVITGFFTAFPLIGEWIQQFLLGGFAVDNPTLNRFFALHYLLPFMIAGVVILHIWALHVTGQTNPTGVEVKSKTDTVPFTPYATLKDALGVSVFLIAYAWFIFYMPNFLGHPDNYIMADPLKTPAHIVPEWYYLPFYAMLRAVTVNIGPIDSKLGGVLVMFGAIIVLFFLPWLDTSKVRSAVYRPWYKLFFWIFVVNAIVLGWLGSRPAEGSGLIGLIFFGDIKGNYVGFSQLGTFYYFGFFLVIMPILGLVETPRRIPNSITEAVLEKNAAKKGAAPAAAQI; via the coding sequence ATGAGTGGCCATTCCAGTTATCAGCCGTCCACCGGCATCGAGAGGTGGATCGATTCGCGGCTTCCCTTGCCGCGCTTGATCTATGACAGCTTCGTTGCCTATCCTGTCCCGCGTAACCTGAACTACGCTTACACCTTCGGTGCGATGCTTTCCGTCATGCTGATCGTGCAGATCCTCACCGGCGTCGTGCTTGCCATGCATTATGCCGCTGAAACGACGGTTGCCTTCAATTCCGTCGAAAAGATCATGCGTGACGTCAACCACGGCTGGCTGCTGCGTTATATGCACGCCAACGGCGCGTCGTTCTTCTTCATCGCGGTCTATCTGCACATTGCCCGTGGTCTTTATTACGGGTCCTACAAGGCGCCGCGCGAAATCCTCTGGATTCTCGGCTGCGTGATTTATCTCCTGATGATGGCGACGGGCTTCATGGGCTACGTGCTTCCCTGGGGCCAGATGTCCTTCTGGGGTGCGACCGTTATCACCGGCTTCTTCACGGCTTTCCCGCTGATTGGTGAATGGATCCAGCAGTTCCTGCTCGGCGGCTTTGCGGTGGATAATCCGACGCTCAACCGCTTCTTCGCGCTTCATTACCTGCTGCCCTTCATGATCGCGGGTGTCGTCATCCTGCACATCTGGGCGCTGCACGTAACCGGCCAGACCAACCCGACCGGTGTGGAAGTGAAGAGCAAGACCGATACGGTTCCCTTCACGCCCTATGCGACGCTGAAGGATGCGCTTGGCGTTTCGGTGTTCCTCATCGCCTATGCCTGGTTCATCTTCTACATGCCGAACTTCCTCGGCCACCCTGATAACTACATCATGGCGGATCCGCTGAAGACGCCGGCGCATATCGTGCCGGAATGGTATTACCTGCCGTTCTACGCGATGCTGCGCGCCGTCACCGTCAACATCGGGCCGATCGATTCCAAGCTCGGTGGTGTTCTCGTGATGTTCGGGGCGATCATCGTGCTGTTCTTCTTGCCCTGGCTCGATACGTCGAAGGTTCGTTCCGCCGTCTATCGTCCGTGGTACAAATTGTTCTTCTGGATTTTCGTGGTCAACGCCATCGTGCTCGGCTGGCTGGGTTCGCGCCCTGCTGAGGGTAGTGGCCTGATCGGGCTGATCTTCTTCGGCGATATAAAAGGCAACTATGTTGGCTTTTCACAGCTCGGCACGTTCTATTATTTCGGGTTCTTCCTCGTCATCATGCCGATCCTCGGTCTGGTCGAAACGCCGCGGCGTATTCCGAATTCCATTACCGAGGCCGTTCTTGAAAAGAACGCCGCCAAGAAGGGTGCCGCGCCAGCGGCCGCCCAGATCTGA
- the petA gene encoding ubiquinol-cytochrome c reductase iron-sulfur subunit yields the protein MSEHVTNHDASGEPTRRDFLYLVTGMTGAVGAAAVAWPFIDQMRPDASTLALASIEVNVAAVEPGMSLTVKWRGKPIFIRNRTEKEIDEAKAVALGDLKDPVARNANIAVDAQATDVDRSAGEGKENWIVMIGSCTHLGCVPLGQAGDFGGWFCPCHGSHYDTAGRIRKGPAPQNLAIPTFAFTSDTVIKIG from the coding sequence GTGAGCGAGCACGTAACCAATCACGACGCCTCGGGTGAACCGACCCGTCGCGATTTTCTTTATCTAGTAACCGGAATGACGGGCGCCGTTGGCGCTGCTGCAGTCGCATGGCCTTTCATCGACCAGATGCGTCCCGATGCATCGACGCTGGCGCTCGCTTCCATCGAAGTGAATGTCGCGGCGGTCGAGCCGGGCATGTCGCTTACCGTGAAGTGGCGCGGCAAGCCGATTTTCATCCGCAACCGCACGGAAAAGGAAATCGATGAAGCCAAGGCGGTCGCTCTCGGCGACCTCAAGGATCCGGTGGCACGCAACGCCAATATCGCCGTCGACGCCCAGGCGACGGATGTTGACCGTTCGGCCGGCGAGGGCAAGGAGAACTGGATCGTCATGATCGGCTCCTGCACCCATCTCGGTTGCGTTCCGCTCGGCCAGGCCGGCGATTTCGGCGGGTGGTTCTGTCCCTGCCATGGCTCGCACTACGATACGGCGGGCCGCATTCGTAAGGGTCCGGCGCCGCAGAACCTCGCCATCCCGACATTTGCATTCACATCCGATACCGTGATCAAGATCGGATAA
- a CDS encoding endonuclease/exonuclease/phosphatase family protein codes for MTAKLACMVSTMVAAVLFIASLRYVTDFWLLAFVTSFQLHIAIVCILLSCLVFWFTRDAVSALLVVWSLALAIHAIAMLMEFSTSANPASDARPFRLLSFNVLMDNAANADAIADTILESGADAVYLFEAAALQSALPRLEQTYPHRLGCYSGTPTCDLLILSKRPLLEGRFHSLSDLRRDRFAIASVDVDGTELTLAAGHITKPYFDDYHRDELDEVSEILFRVTGPLILAGDFNSASIAPDMRAFLAANELKKATFEPATWPTEAGRFGIAIDHIFARAPAILMKTTRLPDSLGSNHYGLVADFMIGK; via the coding sequence ATGACGGCGAAGCTCGCTTGCATGGTCTCCACGATGGTGGCTGCCGTTCTTTTCATCGCCAGCCTGCGTTATGTGACGGATTTCTGGCTTCTCGCCTTCGTCACAAGTTTCCAGCTCCACATCGCCATTGTCTGTATCCTGTTGTCGTGCCTCGTCTTTTGGTTCACGCGCGATGCGGTTTCCGCCCTGCTCGTGGTCTGGTCTCTTGCACTTGCCATCCACGCCATCGCCATGCTGATGGAATTCTCCACATCCGCCAATCCGGCATCGGATGCGAGGCCTTTCCGGCTTTTGTCCTTCAACGTGCTGATGGACAATGCCGCCAACGCGGATGCGATTGCCGACACCATTCTCGAATCAGGCGCGGATGCGGTCTATCTGTTCGAGGCGGCAGCGCTGCAATCGGCTCTGCCACGGCTTGAGCAAACCTATCCCCACAGGCTCGGCTGTTATTCGGGAACACCGACCTGCGACCTTTTGATCCTGTCGAAGCGGCCGTTGCTGGAAGGCCGTTTCCACAGCCTTAGCGATCTGCGCCGCGACCGTTTCGCAATTGCCAGCGTCGATGTCGACGGCACGGAACTGACGCTTGCCGCCGGGCACATCACCAAACCCTATTTCGACGATTATCACCGCGATGAGCTGGATGAGGTCAGCGAAATTCTCTTTCGCGTCACTGGGCCGCTCATTCTGGCGGGAGACTTCAATTCGGCGAGCATCGCCCCCGACATGCGCGCTTTCCTCGCCGCCAACGAACTGAAGAAAGCGACCTTCGAACCCGCCACCTGGCCGACGGAAGCCGGTCGCTTCGGCATCGCCATAGACCACATCTTCGCCCGTGCGCCGGCAATCCTGATGAAGACGACCCGCCTGCCCGACAGCCTCGGCTCCAATCATTACGGACTGGTGGCGGATTTCATGATCGGAAAATAG
- a CDS encoding ABC transporter ATP-binding protein — MVITRIFEFFENWIRPFARKDDLRPPENTFAFIWFYISQAKAPFFAMLVLGGLTAAIEAALFWFVGRLVDILSTVKPEEGWAGLLSAHGGELVGMLVLIGVVRFIVTMITALVDQQIITPGFYNLVRWQSYMHVARQSLSFFQNDFSGRIVTKVWSGGQAAGDLVTSLMESVWFVGIYSVSMLFLIGGLDWRLAVVVLVWVLIFSALARYFVPRIRYHSKETAEAASMLSGRMVDAYSNIQTLRLFGRDDANDRYMRQGFDIFQNATMTFTRFITGVRASMALLSGVMITSMAALCIDLWLSGRISSGAVAFTLALVLRLNFLLGRLMTQFNGIMRNFGTVQNAAELISQPIGLTDAPGAAVLEVKKPSIRFENVSFHYGRANGVIDNLNLEIQAGEKVGIVGRSGAGKSTLVNLLLRFYDVEKGRILIDGQDIAKVTQESLRAHIGMVTQDTSLLHRSIRDNIMFGRMDATEAQLREATRRAKADDFIERLEDQRGRIGFDAHVGERGVKLSGGQRQRIAIARVMLKDAPILVLDEATSALDSEVEAAIQSNLDELMQGKTVLAIAHRLSTIAALDRLIVMDQGRIVEQGSHSDLVSQGGLYSELWARQSGGFLAAEEAAQ, encoded by the coding sequence ATGGTCATTACGCGCATCTTCGAGTTCTTCGAGAACTGGATTAGGCCCTTCGCCCGCAAGGACGACCTGCGGCCGCCTGAAAACACATTTGCTTTCATCTGGTTTTATATTTCGCAGGCCAAGGCGCCGTTTTTCGCCATGCTGGTGCTGGGCGGGCTGACGGCGGCCATCGAGGCGGCGCTGTTCTGGTTCGTAGGGCGGCTGGTGGATATTCTCTCGACCGTGAAGCCGGAAGAGGGCTGGGCCGGGCTGCTTTCCGCCCATGGTGGCGAGCTGGTGGGCATGCTGGTGTTGATCGGCGTCGTGCGTTTTATCGTCACGATGATTACGGCGCTGGTGGACCAGCAGATCATCACGCCTGGCTTTTACAATCTGGTGCGTTGGCAGTCCTACATGCATGTGGCGCGGCAATCGCTTTCCTTTTTCCAGAACGATTTTTCCGGTCGCATCGTCACCAAGGTCTGGTCGGGCGGGCAGGCGGCGGGTGATCTCGTCACCTCGCTGATGGAAAGCGTCTGGTTCGTCGGCATTTATTCCGTCTCGATGCTGTTTCTGATCGGCGGGCTGGACTGGCGGCTTGCGGTCGTCGTGCTTGTCTGGGTGCTGATCTTTTCGGCGCTGGCGCGTTATTTCGTGCCGCGCATCCGCTACCATTCAAAAGAGACGGCGGAAGCGGCGTCCATGCTTTCCGGCCGTATGGTGGATGCCTATAGCAATATCCAGACGCTGCGGCTGTTCGGGCGTGATGATGCGAATGACCGCTACATGCGGCAGGGCTTCGACATCTTCCAGAATGCCACCATGACGTTCACGCGGTTCATCACCGGCGTGCGCGCCTCCATGGCGTTGCTGTCGGGCGTGATGATCACCTCCATGGCGGCGCTGTGCATTGATCTGTGGCTGTCCGGCAGGATCAGTTCCGGTGCGGTGGCCTTCACGCTGGCGCTGGTGCTGCGCCTCAACTTCCTGCTCGGTCGGTTGATGACGCAGTTCAACGGCATCATGCGCAATTTCGGCACGGTGCAGAATGCCGCCGAGTTGATCTCGCAGCCGATCGGCCTCACTGACGCGCCGGGTGCGGCGGTGCTGGAGGTCAAAAAGCCGAGTATCCGCTTTGAGAATGTCAGCTTCCATTACGGACGGGCAAATGGCGTCATCGACAATCTCAATCTCGAGATCCAGGCGGGCGAAAAAGTCGGTATCGTCGGACGCTCCGGAGCGGGCAAATCCACCCTCGTCAACCTGCTCCTGCGGTTTTACGACGTCGAGAAAGGCCGTATCCTGATCGACGGGCAGGATATTGCCAAAGTGACCCAGGAATCGCTGCGCGCCCATATTGGCATGGTCACGCAGGATACCTCGCTTTTGCACCGCTCCATCCGCGACAACATCATGTTCGGCCGCATGGATGCCACCGAAGCGCAGTTGCGGGAAGCAACGCGCCGGGCCAAGGCGGATGATTTCATCGAGAGGCTGGAAGACCAGCGCGGCCGCATCGGCTTCGATGCCCATGTGGGCGAACGCGGCGTGAAACTCTCCGGCGGCCAGCGGCAGCGCATCGCCATCGCCCGGGTGATGCTGAAGGACGCGCCGATCCTCGTGCTCGACGAGGCGACCTCGGCGCTCGATTCTGAGGTGGAGGCGGCGATCCAGAGCAATCTGGATGAGCTGATGCAGGGCAAGACTGTGCTCGCCATCGCTCACCGGCTATCGACGATCGCGGCGCTGGACCGGCTGATCGTGATGGATCAGGGTCGCATCGTCGAACAGGGCAGCCATTCCGATCTGGTCTCGCAGGGCGGACTTTATTCGGAGCTTTGGGCACGGCAATCGGGTGGTTTTCTCGCTGCCGAGGAAGCTGCCCAATAA
- a CDS encoding GNAT family N-acetyltransferase, with protein sequence MRMELISPQVSTPSEFTTEWRGAFENAEVNALHAECFAHRLLADDWWSQVNRFSLGWVCTRHLGRLIGFVNIAWDGGVHAFVVDTMVSSAFQRQGIAKALIGEAVNQTKDTACEWLHVDFDPHLRQFYFDACGFRPTDAGLIALK encoded by the coding sequence ATGCGAATGGAGCTGATATCACCGCAAGTATCCACCCCTTCCGAGTTTACGACCGAGTGGCGTGGAGCCTTCGAAAATGCTGAGGTCAATGCCCTTCATGCCGAGTGCTTTGCGCATCGGCTCCTCGCTGATGACTGGTGGTCGCAGGTCAACCGCTTCAGTCTCGGCTGGGTGTGCACCCGCCATCTGGGGAGGCTCATCGGGTTCGTTAACATCGCATGGGATGGCGGGGTCCACGCGTTTGTTGTCGATACAATGGTGTCGTCTGCTTTCCAACGTCAGGGCATTGCAAAGGCGCTGATAGGGGAGGCGGTTAATCAGACGAAAGATACCGCCTGCGAGTGGCTTCACGTGGATTTTGACCCGCATCTCCGGCAATTCTACTTCGACGCCTGCGGATTCCGCCCTACGGACGCTGGACTCATCGCCCTGAAGTAG
- a CDS encoding ABC transporter ATP-binding protein has product MFGWFEKRLDPFPSSTPDVPPKRLLPFLWHYVKPAWPWLLLLGLMSMGIAIAEAMLYKFLGNIVDWLSTADRATFFADEGWHLIVMAGLVLVVLPLMGAVHTMTMHQTLAGNFGMIARWKMHRFLLRHSMNFFANEFAGRVSTKVMQTALAIREVALKVIDVFVYAISFVVSMLFMVAAADWRLVIPLLAWLGIYMCILAYFVPKLGRLAQEQADARSMMTGRIVDSYTNISTIKLFSHAGREERYAREGMNVFLGTVHRQMRKISGFNILIDLNNAVVLFSTAALGLYFWMQGSVTAGSVAIAISLAMRVNGMSQWIMWEVTSLFENIGTVYDGMSMMTKPHDIVDVAKAPQLAAPQGAIRYDNVRFHYGKNKGVIDGLTLDIKPGEKVGLVGRSGAGKTTLMNLLLRFYDLEAGRITIDGQDISKVSQDSLRELIGVVTQDTSLLHRSIRDNIAYGHPEATDEQVIAAAKRANAWDFIETLVDMHGRQGLDAQVGERGVKLSGGQRQRIAIARVFLKNAPILVLDEATSALDSEVEAAIQENLFSLMQGKTVIAIAHRLSTLTEMDRLIILDKGQIVEAGSHAELVAMGGIYADLWRRQSGGFIADHEAEVAAE; this is encoded by the coding sequence ATGTTTGGCTGGTTTGAAAAACGCCTCGATCCATTTCCCTCTTCGACGCCGGATGTGCCGCCGAAGAGACTGTTGCCGTTCCTGTGGCATTATGTGAAGCCCGCCTGGCCGTGGCTGCTGCTGCTTGGCCTGATGTCCATGGGCATCGCCATTGCGGAAGCCATGCTCTACAAATTCCTCGGCAATATCGTCGACTGGCTTTCCACGGCCGATCGCGCGACGTTTTTCGCCGATGAGGGCTGGCATCTGATCGTGATGGCCGGACTGGTGCTCGTGGTGCTGCCGCTGATGGGTGCTGTCCACACCATGACGATGCACCAGACGCTTGCCGGCAATTTCGGCATGATCGCGCGCTGGAAAATGCATCGTTTCCTGCTGCGTCACTCCATGAACTTTTTCGCCAATGAATTTGCAGGCCGGGTTTCGACCAAGGTGATGCAGACGGCGCTGGCGATCCGCGAAGTGGCGCTGAAGGTGATTGACGTCTTCGTCTATGCCATCAGCTTCGTCGTCTCGATGCTGTTCATGGTGGCGGCGGCCGACTGGCGGCTGGTCATTCCGCTTCTGGCATGGCTCGGCATCTATATGTGCATTCTCGCCTATTTCGTGCCGAAACTCGGTCGGCTGGCGCAGGAACAGGCCGATGCGCGCTCGATGATGACGGGGCGGATCGTCGACAGCTACACCAATATCTCGACGATCAAGCTGTTTTCCCATGCGGGCCGCGAGGAGAGATATGCGCGTGAGGGTATGAATGTGTTTCTCGGAACCGTTCACCGCCAGATGCGCAAGATCTCCGGCTTCAACATCCTGATCGACCTCAACAATGCCGTGGTGCTGTTTTCCACGGCGGCGCTCGGTCTTTATTTCTGGATGCAGGGTTCGGTGACGGCCGGTTCGGTCGCCATCGCCATCAGCCTCGCCATGCGCGTCAACGGCATGTCGCAGTGGATCATGTGGGAAGTCACGTCGCTGTTCGAAAATATCGGCACGGTCTATGACGGCATGTCGATGATGACGAAACCGCACGATATCGTCGATGTCGCCAAGGCGCCGCAGCTTGCGGCACCGCAGGGCGCCATCCGTTATGACAATGTCCGCTTCCACTACGGCAAGAACAAGGGCGTGATCGACGGGCTAACGCTTGATATCAAGCCGGGCGAGAAGGTTGGTCTCGTCGGTCGCTCGGGCGCTGGCAAGACGACGCTGATGAACCTGCTGCTGCGCTTCTATGATCTGGAAGCAGGCAGGATCACCATCGACGGGCAGGACATCTCGAAGGTATCGCAGGACAGCCTGCGCGAGTTGATCGGCGTGGTGACGCAGGATACTTCGCTGCTGCATCGCTCGATACGCGACAACATCGCCTATGGTCACCCCGAAGCCACCGACGAGCAGGTGATCGCGGCGGCGAAGCGGGCGAATGCCTGGGATTTCATCGAAACGCTGGTCGACATGCATGGTCGCCAGGGTCTCGATGCCCAGGTGGGCGAACGCGGCGTGAAACTCTCCGGCGGCCAGCGCCAGCGTATCGCGATTGCCCGCGTGTTCCTCAAGAATGCGCCGATTCTGGTGCTGGACGAGGCGACCTCGGCACTTGACAGTGAAGTCGAAGCGGCGATCCAGGAGAACCTGTTCTCGCTGATGCAAGGCAAGACGGTGATTGCGATTGCCCACCGTCTTTCGACGCTGACCGAAATGGACCGGCTCATCATCCTCGACAAGGGCCAGATTGTCGAGGCGGGCAGCCATGCGGAGCTGGTGGCGATGGGCGGCATCTATGCCGATCTGTGGCGACGCCAGTCCGGCGGTTTCATCGCCGACCACGAAGCGGAAGTGGCCGCGGAATAA
- a CDS encoding phosphodiesterase codes for MSERVNFVHLTDLHIGNPQLQDDDLYSDTSATLSATLTQIKALVPPPEFIVVSGDLTNRGDAASYEELKRLMAEAELDVPVLFALGNHDRRDGFYPVMLGRHEDLDAPYDHSQVISDIHVIVMDTSVPGKVGGAFEPGQIEWLEEELENHPDLPKLLVMHHAPALDFDRPDAEWESLSFDDTEALDEVLFEHDVMGILAGHIHYDRMSHWQGIPVVVGIGQHFATDPLWLHEGVRMLSGASFAIGTVRDTGLTVTFAPQPSDRRELKRHTQAGMVELVTEYESGQAQDAAE; via the coding sequence ATGTCCGAACGGGTGAATTTTGTCCATCTGACCGATCTGCATATCGGCAATCCGCAGCTGCAGGATGATGATCTTTATTCCGACACCTCGGCTACGTTGTCCGCCACGCTCACGCAGATCAAGGCGTTGGTGCCGCCGCCGGAATTCATCGTCGTCAGCGGCGATCTGACCAACCGGGGCGATGCCGCCAGCTATGAAGAACTCAAGCGCCTGATGGCTGAGGCGGAACTGGATGTGCCGGTGCTTTTCGCGCTCGGCAATCATGATCGTCGTGACGGCTTTTACCCCGTCATGCTCGGCCGCCACGAAGATCTGGACGCACCTTACGACCATTCGCAGGTGATTTCGGATATCCATGTCATCGTCATGGATACCAGCGTTCCCGGCAAGGTCGGTGGCGCTTTCGAGCCCGGCCAGATCGAATGGCTCGAGGAAGAACTCGAAAACCATCCCGACCTGCCGAAACTCCTGGTGATGCACCATGCGCCGGCGCTGGATTTCGACCGTCCCGACGCGGAGTGGGAATCCCTGTCCTTCGACGATACCGAGGCGCTGGACGAGGTGCTGTTCGAACACGACGTTATGGGCATTCTGGCGGGCCATATCCATTATGATCGCATGTCGCACTGGCAGGGTATTCCCGTTGTCGTCGGCATCGGCCAGCATTTCGCTACCGATCCGCTCTGGCTGCATGAGGGTGTGCGCATGCTGTCGGGTGCATCTTTTGCCATCGGCACGGTGCGGGATACCGGTCTGACTGTCACCTTCGCGCCACAGCCCAGCGATCGCCGGGAACTCAAGCGTCATACGCAGGCCGGCATGGTTGAGCTCGTTACGGAATATGAAAGCGGGCAGGCGCAGGACGCAGCCGAATAA
- a CDS encoding tRNA (cytidine(34)-2'-O)-methyltransferase — protein MPEIRIALYQPDIPGNTGTILRLAACLGLGVDIIEPAGFDISDRNLKRAGMDYIAAAALTRHVSWDRFEEWRAATGRRLVLASTKAALPYTDISYRTDDILLFGRESAGVPDHVHEKADERIIIPMVPGQRSINVAMSAAMISGEALRQTEWA, from the coding sequence ATGCCCGAAATCAGAATCGCCCTTTATCAGCCCGATATTCCCGGCAATACCGGCACCATCCTGCGATTGGCCGCCTGCCTTGGCCTCGGCGTCGATATCATCGAGCCGGCCGGCTTCGATATTTCCGACCGCAATCTGAAACGGGCGGGCATGGATTATATTGCCGCGGCGGCACTGACGCGCCATGTCAGCTGGGATCGCTTCGAGGAATGGCGTGCAGCCACCGGGCGCCGCCTTGTTCTCGCCTCTACCAAGGCCGCCCTGCCCTATACTGATATCAGCTACCGCACCGATGATATCCTGCTCTTCGGGCGGGAAAGTGCCGGCGTGCCAGACCACGTGCATGAAAAAGCGGATGAGCGAATCATCATCCCCATGGTGCCCGGACAACGCTCCATCAACGTCGCCATGTCGGCGGCGATGATCTCCGGCGAGGCCTTGCGCCAGACGGAATGGGCCTGA